From a single Miscanthus floridulus cultivar M001 chromosome 8, ASM1932011v1, whole genome shotgun sequence genomic region:
- the LOC136469913 gene encoding LOW QUALITY PROTEIN: fasciclin-like arabinogalactan protein 14 (The sequence of the model RefSeq protein was modified relative to this genomic sequence to represent the inferred CDS: inserted 1 base in 1 codon), whose amino-acid sequence MQMRRPWFSVVATLRRASTYKFRTPGSSHGASRSATIPIVLILAYLSSPAAAFNVTRLLGEFSDFTTFNNLLSQTKLAEDINRRQTITVLAVDNSAAGGISSLPSDVQRKVLSMHVVHDYYDTAKLGAIKNHSALLTTMFQSSGQATDRMGFLNXTKRSDGVMVFGSAQPGAQMTSHMVKSVASRPYNISVLQVSAPIVPPGVGGSANSGKAMAPAPATKGKKGAPPPKYEEAPAPAPSDDASTDAPADAPGPAADGPTADGPAADGPTADGPAADGPTADGPAADTPAHKKSSNEAAADAPEGSAAGRVVAAAGLGIVALLMTII is encoded by the exons ATGCAGATGAGGCGCCCCTGGTTTAGCGTCGTCGCCACTCTCCGGCGTGCATCCACGTACAAGTTTAGGACACCTG GCAGCAGCCATGGCGCTTCACGTTCGGCCACCATTCCCATTGTCCTCATCCTTGCCTACCTCTCGTCGCCGGCGGCCGCCTTCAACGTCACCAGGCTACTCGGAGAGTTCTCCGATTTCACAACGTTTAACAACCTCCTGTCCCAGACGAAGCTTGCGGAGGATATCAACCGCCGGCAGACCATCACCGTGCTCGCCGTGGACAACAGCGCCGCGGGTGGCATCTCCTCCCTCCCATCCGACGTCCAGCGGAAGGTGCTCTCCATGCACGTCGTCCACGACTACTACGACACCGCTAAGCTCGGGGCCATCAAGAACCACTCCGCCCTGCTGACCACTATGTTCCAGTCCTCCGGCCAGGCCACCGACCGCATGGGCTTCCTCA TCACCAAGCGCTCCGACGGTGTCATGGTGTTCGGCTCCGCCCAGCCTGGAGCGCAGATGACCTCCCATATGGTGAAGTCCGTCGCTTCCCGCCCGTACAACATCTCAGTGCTCCAGGTCAGCGCCCCCATTGTACCGCCCGGCGTCGGCGGCTCCGCGAACAGCGGCAAGGCCATGGCGCCCGCGCCCGCAACCAAGGGAAAGAAGGGAGCTCCTCCGCCCAAATATGAGGAGGCCCCTGCTCCGGCACCGTCCGACGACGCCAGCACAGACGCGCCTGCCGATGCCCCTGGGCCGGCGGCGGACGGCCCAACGGCTGATGGCCCTGCAGCTGATGGCCCAACGGCTGATGGCCCTGCGGCAGATGGCCCCACGGCGGACGGCCCGGCAGCTGACACGCCGGCGCATAAGAAGAGTAGCAACGAGGCGGCGGCTGACGCGCCCGAGGGTTCAGCCGCCGGCAGGGTAGTGGCCGCTGCGGGTCTGGGAATCGTGGCGCTTCTGATGACGATCATTTGA